In Caloenas nicobarica isolate bCalNic1 chromosome 5, bCalNic1.hap1, whole genome shotgun sequence, a single genomic region encodes these proteins:
- the FOXA1 gene encoding hepatocyte nuclear factor 3-alpha, translating into MLGTVKMEGHETSDWNSYYADTQEAYSSVPVSNMNSGLGSMNTMNTYMTMNTMTTSGNMTSSSFNMSYANTGLGAGLSPGAVAGMPAGSAGPVNGMPAGVAAMGTALSPSGINAMSAQPGSMNGLSPYGSMNPCMSPMAYTQSNLGRTRDAKTFKRSYPHAKPPYSYISLITMAIQQAPSKMLTLSEIYQWIMDLFPYYRQNQQRWQNSIRHSLSFNDCFVKVARSPDKPGKGSYWTLHPDSGNMFENGCYLRRQKRFKCEKPANSKAPQEGRKDQAGASSSSSNSPLHRSHNKTAQLDTSTSLSSSNPSTSPQSMDHSGSSTELKTSASAASSTISSVPTLASVPHPPHSLAHEPQLHLKGDPHYSFNHPFSINNLMSSSEQQHKLDFKAYEQALQYSSYGASIPSGLPLGSASMAGRSSIEPSALEPSYYQGVYSRPVLNTS; encoded by the coding sequence GCCTATTCCTCGGTGCCCGTGAGCAACATGAACTCGGGGCTGGGCTCCATGAACACCATGAACACCTACATGACCATGAACACCATGACTACGAGCGGCAACATGACCTCCAGCTCCTTCAACATGTCCTACGCCAACACAGGGCTGGGGGCCGGGCTGAGTCCCGGTGCCGTGGCCGGCATGCCAGCGGGATCGGCGGGGCCTGTGAACGGCATGCCAGCTGGTGTGGCAGCCATGGGCACGGCACTGAGCCCCAGTGGCATCAATGCCATgtcagcccagccaggctccATGAATGGGCTCAGCCCCTACGGCAGCATGAACCCCTGCATGAGCCCTATGGCCTACACCCAGTCCAACCTCGGCAGGACGCGGGATGCCAAGACCTTCAAGCGGAGCTACCCCCACGCCAAGCCGCCCTACTCCTACATCTCCCTCATCACCATGGCCATCCAGCAGGCACCCAGCAAGATGCTGACGCTGAGTGAGATCTACCAGTGGATCATGGACCTTTTCCCCTACTACCGGCAGAACCAGCAGCGCTGGCAGAACAGCATTCGCCACTCGCTCTCCTTCAACGACTGCTTCGTCAAGGTGGCCCGCTCCCCTGACAAGCCCGGCAAGGGCTCCTACTGGACCCTGCATCCTGACTCTGGCAACATGTTTGAAAACGGCTGCTACCTCCGCCGGCAAAAGCGGTTCAAGTGTGAGAAGCCAGCGAACAGCAAAGCCCCTCAGGAGGGCAGGAAAGATCAGGCCGGGGCCTCCAGTTCCAGTTCTAACTCCCCCCTGCACAGAAGCCACAATAAAACCGCGCAGCTGGACACCTCCACCTCCCTTTCCAGCTCCAATCCATCCACCAGCCCCCAGTCTATGGACCACAGCGGATCAAGCACGGAGCTAAAGACCTCGGCCTCGGCCGCCTCCTCCACCATCAGCTCTGTGCCCACCTTGGCCTCTGTCCCGCACCCCCCTCACTCCTTAGCCCACGAACCCCAGCTCCACCTCAAGGGTGATCCCCACTACTCCTTCAACCATCCCTTTTCCATCAACAACCTCATGTCCTCCTcggagcagcagcacaagctgGACTTCAAAGCCTACGAGCAAGCGCTGCAATATTCCTCCTACGGGGCCAGTATCCCCAGcgggctgcccctgggcagcgCCTCCATGGCAGGCCGGAGCAGCATCGAGCCCTCGGCCCTAGAGCCCTCCTACTACCAAGGTGTGTATTCCAGACCTGTGCTAAACACCTCCTAG